From Plasmodium yoelii strain 17X genome assembly, chromosome: 11, a single genomic window includes:
- a CDS encoding ribosomal protein L4/L1: protein MATIRPLANVYSISGKKVVGEVEIPVVFQTPIRNDLIEYIFSNMSKNTRHPYAVKLGAGYETSAESWGTGRAVARIPRVPGGGTHRAGQAAFGNMCRGGGMFNPTKIWRRWGRKINLKEKRYAVCSSIAASGITSLVLARGHRISNLKEVPLVASNDIESLQKTKDALKFLISLGLRDEVNRLIKSKKIRAGKGKMRNRKYKISNGPLIIYSKDSGIKKAFRNIPGVDLCNVEKLSLLKLAPGGSIGRLCIWSEDAFKKLDVIYGKTFQKYVTKKHYILPKPIVNNADIYRIINSDQVQASLLDKKNPCKKRTQNKNSLTNFAVRCRLNPAYKLLRSLAVRRMKKSISENAKDKKEKKTKKNIEKKKLQKLNNAYYNGIATSVKRKKNKEEKKAKSKKDENKALTTNTGDE from the coding sequence ATGGCAACTATAAGACCACTTGCAAATGTTTATAGTATCAGTGGGAAGAAGGTAGTTGGGGAAGTTGAAATTCCTGTTGTTTTTCAAACCCCAATAAGGAACGATTTaatagaatatatttttagcaATATGTCAAAAAATACAAGGCATCCATATGCTGTGAAATTAGGTGCAGGATATGAAACATCAGCAGAATCATGGGGTACAGGAAGAGCAGTAGCTAGAATTCCAAGAGTTCCAGGAGGAGGTACACATCGAGCTGGTCAGGCTGCTTTTGGTAATATGTGTAGAGGTGGTGGTATGTTTAATCCTACAAAAATATGGAGAAGATGGggaagaaaaataaatttaaaagaaaaaagatatGCTGTTTGCTCTTCTATTGCTGCTAGTGGTATTACTTCATTAGTTTTGGCAAGGGGTCATAGAATATCAAATTTAAAAGAGGTTCCTTTAGTTGCTAGTAATGATATCGAAAGTTTgcaaaaaacaaaagatgctcttaaatttttaataagcTTAGGATTAAGAGATGAAGTTAATAGATTAattaaatctaaaaaaattagagcgggaaaaggaaaaatgagaaatagaaaatataaaataagtaatGGACCACTTATTATTTATAGCAAAGATTCAGGAATTAAAAAAGCTTTTAGAAATATTCCAGGTGTAGATTTATGTAATGTTGAAAAATTaagtttattaaaattagcTCCAGGTGGTTCTATTGGTAGATTATGTATATGGAGTGAAgatgcatttaaaaaattagatGTTATTTATGGAAAAACTTTCCAAAAATATGTTACTAAgaaacattatatattaccTAAACCAATTGTTAATAATGCTGATATATACAGAATAATTAATAGTGATCAAGTTCAAGCTAGCTTATTAGATAAAAAGAACCCATGCAAAAAGAGAACCCAAAACAAAAACTCATTAACAAATTTTGCTGTTAGATGCAGACTTAACCCAGCATATAAATTGTTAAGATCATTAGCAGTTCGAAGAATGAAGAAAAGCATTTCTGAAAATgcaaaagataaaaaagaaaagaaaactaaaaaaaatatagaaaagaaaaaattacaaaaattgAACAATGCATACTATAATGGAATTGCAACATCtgtaaaaagaaaaaaaaataaagaagaaaaaaaagcaaaatctaagaaagatgaaaataaagcCCTTACAACAAATACTGGTGATGAATAA